The Pecten maximus chromosome 11, xPecMax1.1, whole genome shotgun sequence genome has a segment encoding these proteins:
- the LOC117338041 gene encoding uncharacterized protein LOC117338041 — MADKEVSPTKSKVHLYYKNGSLMPFEEDAYHEFKGHRDISVEDLPPWTQERKTSADRPTRRAVSRALNGFLNTGCGGTCYLGVTDKGVVHGLKLTGYQKDHVVGSLDDLMRRYNPPVKQHRYKVRFVPVVDRDATEAEIIQHSQVNSDLSLSEERQRPHQFRSHKYCWCDKDLRAQYNCGVIATDYVIEISIKPWDHLDPRNHDDGCGSFARLHPYHEDEEGTLYFRRQASLAKYTMTEMAMLTKQEAREKCEETIKRLREEISALKAVQKKSDAG, encoded by the exons ATGGCAGATAAAGAAGTTTCTCCCACAAAGTCAAAAGTGCATTTATACTACAAAAACGGGTCTCTGATGCCATTCGAAGAGGATGCCTATCACGAGTTCAAAGGTCATAGAGATATAAGTGTAGAAGATTTACCTCCATGGACACAGGAGCGCAAGACAAGTGCAGACCGGCCAACTAGACGGGCAGTATCTCG GGCGCTGAATGGCTTTCTCAATACGGGTTGTGGTGGGACGTGCTACCTTGGAGTGACAGACAAAGGGGTTGTTCATGGACTCAAGCTCACAGGATACCAG AAGGATCATGTGGTTGGTAGCCTGGATGACCTGATGAGAAGGTACAACCCTCCTGTAAAGCAGCACCGCTACAAAGTCCGTTTTGTACCTGTTGTGGATCGGGATGCTACAGAAGCTGAGATAATACAGCACTCCCAGGTCAACAG TGATTTGAGCCTTTCAGAAGAGAGACAGCGTCCTCATCAGTTCCGGTCTCACAAGTACTGCTGGTGCGACAAAGACTTGAGAGCCCAGTATAACTGT GGTGTCATAGCTACTGACTATGTCATAGAAATATCTATCAAACCATGGGATCATCTTGATCCTCGTAACCATGACGATGGATGTGGTTCCTTTGCACGTCTTCACCCATACCATGAGGATGAGGAAGGAACTCTATACTTTAGACGACAAGCCAGTTTAGCAAAA TACACTATGACAGAGATGGCTATGCTTACCAAACAAGAAGCCAGAGAAAAGTGTGAGGAAACAATTAAGAG ATTAAGAGAAGAAATATCGGCCCTCAAGGCAGTCCAAAAGAAATCAGATGCCGGCTGA
- the LOC117337576 gene encoding cytosolic iron-sulfur assembly component 2B-like, translating into MTGTLDNASPTVYEAAKERQVTPDEENDDIVDGFDDREVFDLIRNINDPEHPLTLEELNVVENSKVKVDDENSQVRVEFTPTIPHCSMATLIGLSIRVKLLRALPTRFKVDVTITPGSHASEEAVNKQLADKERVTAALENSHLLEVVNQCLVARKI; encoded by the exons atgacGGGCACGTTAGATAATGCAAGTCCGACGGTTTACGAGGCAGCTAAGGAAAGGCAGGTCACTCCTGACGAAGAAAACGACGATATTGTTGATGGATTCGACGACAGGGAAGTTTTCG ACTTGATTCGGAATATCAATGATCCGGAACACCCATTGACTTTAGAAGAATTGAATGTTGTGGAAAACTCCAAAGTTAAG GTTGATGATGAAAACAGCCAAGTGAGGGTCGAGTTCACACCCACCATTCCACACTGTAGTATGGCGACACTGATTGGCCTCTCCATTAGGGTGAAGCTTCTGCGTGCTCTGCCCACACGCTTCAAg GTTGATGTGACCATCACTCCTGGAAGTCATGCCTCCGAGGAAGCAG tcaaCAAACAGCTGGCCGACAAGGAAAGAGTGACAGCTGCCTTGGAAAACAGTCACCTCTTAGAAGTCGTTAACCAGTGTTTGGTCGCAAGAAAAATATGA